gTAAATAATAGCAGTCGTCCAATAGTCATGGCATTAATTACGAACACTCCAGCCCACTGCGTCGATCGTCGATTGGGTTATTACTGGATCACACACAACTCACTGAGTTGATCTCAGATGCTCTTCCCgtctaataaaatattgatttagcgataaaataaataatacataataacaataacagcTGACAGATGACAGTGATAATACAAAAATGACATctgacaaattatttttctttttttctttttccagTTGAGAAAAAGCAAAGGTATCTCATCAGCGTACAGCCTGTGTGTGTTCTGACATCTAACAAGTAGAGTTCATATAAACCGTTAAGATAAAATGCACCCTGGAGATTAAACATTATtcaaacataaacaaatatCTACATGTACATCTTCAAATATGGTGTAAAtcttttcatattaaaaaacaaagtcCCCCGCCGCGCCCGTCTGTCTCTCTGGGCGCGATAAACTGAAAAACGGATTAGAACGGATTATCATAATGTTTTGACTAAAGAATAAAGTGACTCTTGCGAAAGCCTTTAGCGTATATTTTATTACGGCTGTCTCAAAATTGGCTGAAACATGCCATACAAACTTGTAGCTTTTCTGTGAAAATGATTGATATAACATAACGAAAATGCACTACATGTATAATGTAATcattattaactacaaaaagtcCGCGAGGCTATATGTGTAACTGTTACTGTAACTGTTATATAATCATGATATTTAATGTTTATCCAAATTCcaaattataattaagattgattAAAAACcagcaaattaatttttaaactagtCAAATTGGGTCTATACATTATAATTTACGACGAGTATAAACATCCGAAGTTTTTTCAATATTGATTCAACATAAAAACCCAATGCAAAATCAACTGAGAACTCTCATCAGCACTTCATAGCGTCACAATTTCTAGGTGTTATTTTATATGATATGCCAGTCCAGCGGACTAAAGTATAATAGAAGTCAGTGGATTCTCTGTTATTATCTCGCGCTTACGTACTCATTGATCCCTCAGAATCACACCACACTCAATTTAAAAAGTGACAAGGAAAAAAAGCATCTGTTTAGTCTGTGCTGTAGCTGTCAAAATTATGCAGTTGcccaaaaaaattaatgaattattttcattttatttttaagtcttcCCTATGTgtaaattttgtgtttttttattcactatttgTCTTCCTGTTTACAATTTACAGTTCGTGCCTTAATGAGTCAAGGTTAACTGTAGATACCTTTGTGGCTAGGTTACAAAGAGCTACAGGGATTTCGTAAATAAAATGGGCAACGCTGGGAGTAATCAACCAAAAGAGTGGCACAAAGATCATGCAACAAAACAGCCTGATGTAGGTTCATCATCACCTGCTAAAGAAGGAGAAGCTTTCACGTTTGACAAGAAGATAGATGATGATAGAAGTGGTCGGGAAGACGACAATAACATTGAGGACGGAGCTCCCTATTATACAAAAGCTGTCCCTGAACATGATGTCGAGGAAACTGTGATGCGAGAAAGATCTAACACACTGACAGAGGATAAGGTAGCTGAAGATGTAAAGGTGTTACCAACAGTATTTAAATGGGATGGAGGTGGTAAACAGGCATGTAAACATTATTTTCCTAATACAATGCATGCTGCTGTTGTAAATTTACtttactatttatgtattaataatatatgaaaccTGCCTTATATATAATCTTAGTTTaggttatttacaaaacttaaaCAATCTTGAGGAATCTTTTTGAAATGCAAAAATCtgagatcataatattattagaaaggAAGTATTAGTTAAGTTAGatgtatatttaaatgaaaatactcCATAAGAGTGTTTAACTAGTTAAAGCAATTTTAGGCAGTGTGCATGTGATAACACAAAACATCCATCCAGATTCACTGACTTTTGTGAATACAGTTTTTTATATCACTCTATACCAGTGTTTTCCATTTAATGGGTTGAAAACTGGCACTGAATTGGCttataaaaaaagattgtaGTCGACTTTTAATTAGTAATCTACTCATAGTCCTGAAAACAAAGTGCAAGATATGTAGTCGGAACAGCAAGTGAAAAACTTAAACTATAATCTTGATAGCAACAATACTGCTGTACTTTTATCGTGCAGTTTCCATTGTTTTGCAAAGTACCCCTCTGCATCTGGTAtttattcgaaataaaaattattaggaACTTGATAAAGCACCTTTAACTTTGTTATTATTCTGGTTTGATTACTTAGCCCATAACTTAATTGTTGTTTAATatataagcaaaaaaaatataaatgccaaatatttcttaatttttttcaattttaggtTTTCATAAGTGGAACATTTACTGATTGGAAGACTATTCCTATGGTGAAATCTCATGGTGACTTTGTGACCATAATTGATCTGCCTGAAGGAGAGCACCAGTACAAGTATTTTGTGGATGGAGAGTGGCGGCATGATCCAACAGTGGTAAACTTATTTTGCACTTTTGATTTTACAAACAATTATCTTGTCAAGTTCTTCTATGTCTTATGTTCTTCTAAGTGTATTTTCAgtttatataaatgcaaaatatttttttgattaaaataatcattgtcatatattaaaaagttattcaaGATAATATAACAAATGATAACTAACCATATTGTATGAGGGAGTTATTAGGGAGAATGGTGTAAATTATcagctttcatcatcatcatatagtTAAtctgtaattgataaaaaaacattcaagaaAAATATTCTAAGCTGTttgaacaataacaaaatagaaCATAGAacacaacataatataataagtagaaaaatttatttcaattattattaaattcatgcaacatttttgaaattcatttttCAGAAACTTGTAGACAATGGCATGGGTTCAAAAAACAACTTAGTAACAGTAAAAATGTCTGACTTTGAAGTCTTTCAAGCACTAGCCAAAGACAGTGAAGGAGTACGTAGCAGTGCACAAACAGAATATTCTCAGGTAATCTCTTGCTCTAAATTACtagatgtatttttaaaatactctaaaataattttatcacttcTTTGTCTTAAATTGACAAatctgtttattaatttttaattaattataagctCTGAGGTATCATTGTTTCTTCATGGTAAGATAGTATAAAAGTTGCCCATGGTTAACCTTGTAAGAAAAATGGACTAAATCATTGTAGTGGTATTGTTGTAATAGCCATTTGAAtagtgaatgaataaatactaataataaaaaatattagcaatgtttatcaaatacaaaaaattccTCAACATcataactcattaccggccgactacagggcacgggtctcctcccaccatcAGAAGAAATTAAGGCTGTAGTTCAAAACGATGTGTTGTAGTAGTGTGTGTAGATTgctggacttcacatacctgagaacattatgggaaaCTCAGgttgcatgcaggtttcctcataatgttttccttcacagtggAAGCAAgttaatgcttaaaaaaattaataccaataataatatttaattttgctaCATTCAGGAAATACCACAGTCAAAACCCTGGGAGAAAGTATTTGGTCCCCCTATTTTGCCACCACATCTTTTGcaagttattttaaacaaagaCACTCCATTATCGGTAAGTATTCaatttttagttacttttaaattgtgtttctTAGCATCTCTAATAATCATTGCATACATCAttgtcatgattttttttaataagaattaatattgtAGTATACAATACTCAGTCTCATCTCTTGAGATGTGCCAGTCTTCATTCATTGTACATAGGCAAGTCAAGTGGTCTGGAACAGGgttgattaatattataaaagtaacagCAGGCAATAAAGAGAGTCATTTTTGGGATAtgtataatacatttataataaattgcaaTTTTGTAATTGCCATTTaccaaaaagtaaatataatgttGTACAGACTTACTTTGTTCTATATATTAACATGTTTTTTCAGTGTGAACCTACATTATTGCCCGAACCAAATCATGTGATGTTAAACCATTTGTATGCCTTGTCAATCAAAGATGGTGTTATGGTGCTCTCTGCAACACATAGATACAGAAAGAAGTATGTTACAACTCTGCTCTACAAGCCTATATAAATTGTGAATTGAGAACCTGGGAGTAAAATTAGTATTAAGAAAATGCTGATGTGATTATTTTCATAGCATATTGTAGataatattcaatataaataatttattcgtaTTTGtgcaatataattaatatagcttttctTATAAGAGTTTTAATCCACTAAAAAACCACACAGAAGACAGAAAGTCTTGAACAAGTAACCATTTGTCTTGTTGTGCTGTTTTTAAAGTAGAAAAGTATGTTTTAACATCTGTAGAATAAGCTTTCGTTCCTacgcaattttaaaaataattttaatattaaatcagtGCCTTTGTGACTTTAATAAACAATTGTTCTTAGAACATTTTCTGTAGGATCTTTTTCTAATTAAATTCTAATAATCAGGGATTGGATATTCGGCTGCATATTTCCTAACTTGTATTATGACTAcagcttaaaatattttttcaaataaatctcAGGTTGCCAAGAAATCATAGAATATCAATTTTCGGCTGCATAGAGTGAGAATTAAAGAGAGATTGGAATTATCATTATCCTTAACCAGATTTCATAAAATcgggaagttaaaaaaaataaaagattttaaagcTGGTTTTTTTCGATAACTTTTGTTTAATATGcatgtcaatataaaatttctACTAGTAAAAAGATGTCAAAAATTTCgatctaatttaaaaaatatttattttaaattctgttATACAGAGATGTTGGATAATTTATACAGTCAGACAATATATAGACTATAGAACAcattaacttataaataaacaagtaatataacaaaaagcataattttataatcgCTATGTGTACACCACAAACTACCTACTGtagtcaattaataataatgagactcttaataaattattctgtaaaaataatagatcaaacATCTGCACTACACTACCGTTCTATCggtaactataaataataaattgtttttaagctCTTAATGCTTAGAGTAAAAAGGGTTTAAGTGACAACTTTGATATTTTGAGTAAATgaccttaaaaaaaaagaaagaaagaaagtttCAATTTATGTAGGGTAAGTATGACgtcgaatttaattttttaactttacataGCTTACAAATTGCTATTACCAATTACTTCATATGAAGTTTGACATAAACACaaacaagatataaaaaaaatctatatttttcaCTTAAACCACTAAGGCAGGTTTAGAAAATTCCAGATCCGCAAGTGTAAAGGGTTTAAATGTTAATGAATCTTGCCTTTTATGATATTGTCATAAGCTTATTGTTATAAACTCTTATAAGCAGTGGTGATAGAAGAATATTAAGACTCCACTAATTAAAAGCTATAATGTAtcatggtacaaaaaaaaaaggaaaaccaATTGTATATTTCTCACAATGAGgcagtttttatataaaaactttgtttatgtaatttaataataattcttaaataaaataaaatcacttaCTGTCAccacataatattatacctaaaaCAAAATACACCCCCACCCCACCCCCGCGTTGGTCTGTATTCACCTGATAAAAACATACTAACGAATGAATTTTCATACAGTTTTCACCAATGGACGAAGTCATTCATGAAAAAGGTTTAAATTTTTGGAATATTGAATTGTTAAAGATGGAAAACTAAACGAGATTATTAATTGCACATATAATACAATGGGTAAGTAAGGTTAGATACACTCGAAGGTGTTAAATTCATCATCAGCTCCTTATTCTCTACTGTGGGGCATAATAAAGTAAAGTTATTTACAACTAAGTATAAAGTGCAAAAAAGCAGATTCTTAAccatttaatattcaatttttaCCGATTTAACACAGAAAATAGGCGCGATCATATCaggacaaaattaaaataatatgatgatgtttaTAAACACGTCGCATTCCTACCGCTCACTCTACGTTTAATTTCTATATATCTGTCCCTGTTGCATGCATAGAATTATAAGAATCGGCGCTTCGTTAAATGCAATAACGGTATGCGATCTCTTGAATCTAAgcgatttaattatttagagaTTAATTAGATGGTGCAATAATGATTTATGCTACTGGAATcctgttttatgttttatagtttttttcaaaaagaaaattagtgttttgttttttaattcctttataTACGCAGTGTtggatatgtaaaaaaaaattctaatttacGAAACATTAACACCTATTTGAACTAAGCGGATTCGATTCTTAGGTCACTTAAACCCTTATTATACATATAGAGAATACGACTCCGATTTAGATTTAGAGGATACCATAACTAATTCTGACCAAAATCGTcactaaaatacttttattctgGCTCCTTCAATTGTAGTCGGAACGGAGATTAGCGGCTTTCTATTTACCGGACCTGAGTAGGGGAGGGTAATCCTGGCTATTTCAAAACTCAATTGTATGCCTTACTTTACCtaaaatgtaagtaagtatgaaAGGGAAATTATTACTAATTATAATCCTATGATCAAACTGGGTGATCAAGAATTACTTCCATCGATTTAAGTAatcgttattttaaaattacacttttatATGACACCTCGACATCAAAACAAACATCGACATCGAAACAAAAgctttaacattattaaaataatattgctttaatcGATAGTAGTAACAATCCTGAATCCCCATTACATTTAAGCTGTAACACACACTTAACAAGAATTTAACAAGTAACAATTAATGTAAAATTCTGACAGTACTGTAATGAAAAGATTTCAAAATTTATgacaaaatgcattttaaagCGCAGCTAAGATTTGAAGCCAGCTTAGCAAATTAGCGCTCTATTTGTCAATACTTCCTATTGGAAACAGCGCAAACATATTTACTAAgtcattaaaaaaagataaatgataaaacaattaaaataatacttattcaCATATAAGAAGGAAGACagatatttgaatttatttaactgaatttaAATACAACAATTCATTTATCATATATTAATTACGTCTATACTATTCTATAATATCATGTATTAATTAGAtctataaaatttcataatatctACAACCACTAATCTCAGCCAGTaattattttgcatttataacaaaaaaatatctatttgttTTATCTTATCTGTCTAACGTTCCTTTCTACTTTTTAtgttaaagatttttataaagAGTATCAATTGTTAAAAAGGAACAaatatgataaatttcaaaatacggaattattgtattaaattaaatcaattcaaTTTCGATTAGCAACTAATAGAAAGATTTGTTAAGACAGGTAAGCATAAGAAGCACactaaataaattcattttattaatgtgaCATGTACATAACAACTATGTGCACTCTGATATTACGGATATCTCCACcataaactaaattataatttaaagactAGCAACTCTTGAGCATTAGTCTTCAGTCAGGCAAGTACAGATGCATAAATTAAACATGGtgagtataataattattaataaagaaaaagtcagatttggttaaaaaaatctatctgAAGATAGATACTTTCGTACGTACTTAGAACCCGCGccaataaataatagatttataaatggtGCCCCCATCTCTTTCGCACAATAGTCGTAACACTATGCGAATGAGACAGCAAGATGTACAACAGCCTTTTATAGATCCCATATCCCAATTTTTACAGTTTGCTAATTCTTACATGGCTAGGCTGAGGTTACAGAGTGATCAATCTAATGCAAAATCTTACATTACAGATTGTTTTGGTTGTTGTTGTTCTTATCTACAGCAAATAGTAAAAAAGGATAGATactaaattgaatttaaaatttggcaTTAGATTGTaaatagaagttttttttatcttactaaTAGCAGGTTTGATTCTCGAGAGAATGAGAAGAATAAACATGTTATATACATAGAGTGACATgcaatttacaattaaaattacagatgTTTTCTGACTTGATTTAGGTACATGAggtttagaatttatttaatctaCCACCACTTCCATGAgtggttttttgtcatctgcATTGGGGCTCACATTATTTACAG
The genomic region above belongs to Pararge aegeria chromosome 11, ilParAegt1.1, whole genome shotgun sequence and contains:
- the LOC120627304 gene encoding 5'-AMP-activated protein kinase subunit beta-1, translating into MGNAGSNQPKEWHKDHATKQPDVGSSSPAKEGEAFTFDKKIDDDRSGREDDNNIEDGAPYYTKAVPEHDVEETVMRERSNTLTEDKVAEDVKVLPTVFKWDGGGKQVFISGTFTDWKTIPMVKSHGDFVTIIDLPEGEHQYKYFVDGEWRHDPTVKLVDNGMGSKNNLVTVKMSDFEVFQALAKDSEGVRSSAQTEYSQEIPQSKPWEKVFGPPILPPHLLQVILNKDTPLSCEPTLLPEPNHVMLNHLYALSIKDGVMVLSATHRYRKKYVTTLLYKPI